Proteins encoded by one window of Xyrauchen texanus isolate HMW12.3.18 chromosome 24, RBS_HiC_50CHRs, whole genome shotgun sequence:
- the LOC127617972 gene encoding ras and Rab interactor 2-like isoform X1, producing MYLSMSAQIMMQSCLMDRSSSFFKLIDTFSTEISELKQEMVQPAREPETEILRGVEGEVSGLFLQSSECAGAPGVRDSGYDSLRRRMSILDRLMQTHSVWLLLSLGDEEARRILYPQPAGSFVVRKSAKLQKKVISLRMDSDPLTVRDFPVKESQYTFSLEGSGINFADLFRLVAFCCISRDVLPFTLKLPEAIAVAKTPTDLEEVAQLGRGFWDSEFCKKRKCSVSWETVNETSQQKPKQLDCKFSPRDRVQAIPITRTPSQLECSQSNGALCFINPLFLQTHQFNTSSNKPDTLASPDNEGTTQPHHSAQNSTDCPQNRDSHASSTPNSSKTSVSRSKSESRSPPPRPPPPCFASSRSPSLRKQKSMPETVCWIKTPQDKSSFLGRLGSSFSSLSPSSSPPKRFIKPILVPSFRNKNSSSLLDADGLRCQMALDDQTIEDAVSWSLAKRSMSNSNDLENSNHADEHSSTRRERLSDISISTSSSDSLDLTQSFSLPTEASPSRTNRPAGDSSLEEEEEEEDDGINLESDQEVSSPLNSKKQSNASTFVLPRTLRGHLRKMSSVLNSLITPERRAIWKIVEQSRDKGTYFGCLVQDYVSFLQENRSCHTSGLDLLQTLRQFMTQMKSYLLQSSELNPPIESLIPEDQIDHVMEKAMHKCVLKPLKPVIEAALQDFQVSSGAWQQLKENLVLAKAKKPQEMGVDRALPPDSVAIEKIRHKFHNMCKMYSPEKKVSLLLSVCKLIYTIMESNSGRMYGADDFLPMLTFVMAQCDMPRLDAEIQYMMELLDPSLLHGEGGYYLTSAYGAMSLIKNFQEDQAARVLSSETRNTLHQWHRRRTTQRTTPSVDDFQNYLRVALQDANNGCTAKTLQVQPYATTEDVCQICANKCKVLDPENYALFLLTDETTQQLAPDTYPQKIKAELHSRPQPQMFYFVYRQIQNLTVSLDQLNGNSVPN from the exons CTGATCGATACATTTTCCACGGAGATCTCAGAGCTAAAGCAGGAGATGGTCCAGCCAGCCAGAGAGCCTGAGACAGAGATCCTACGGGG tgTGGAAGGAGAGGTGAGCGGCCTGTTCCTGCAATCTTCTGAATGTGCTGGTGCGCCAGGCGTGAGGGACTCTGGGTATGACTCTCTGCGCAGACGCATGAGCATCCTGGACCGACTGATGCAGACACACTCTGTATGGCTGCTGCTGTCACTCGGTGATGAGGAAGCAAGACGCATTCTGTATCCACAGCCAGCTGGG AGTTTTGTGGTAAGAAAGTCTGCTAAACTGCAGAAAAAGGTGATTTCCCTGCGGATGGACAGTGACCCACTGACTGTTCGAGACTTCCCAGTTAAAGAGAGCCAATATA cCTTTTCCCTGGAGGGCTCAGGAATCAACTTTGCAGACCTCTTTCGTCTGGTGGCTTTCTGCTGTATCAGCAG GGATGTTCTGCCCTTCACCCTGAAGCTCCCTGAGGCCATCGCTGTTGCAAAGACCCCTACAGATCTGGAGGAGGTGGCTCAGTTAGGAAGAG GTTTCTGGGACTCTGAGTTTTGCAAAAAGAGGAAGTGTTCGGTTTCTTGGGAGACAGTTAATGAAACTTCACAACAGAAACCAAAACAGTTGGATTGTAAGTTCTCCCCAAGAGACAGGGTCCAGGCCATCCCAATTACTCGCACCCCTTCCCAGCTTGAATGCAGTCAGTCCAACGGAGCACTGTGCTTCATCAATCCCCTTTTTCTGCAGACACACCAATTTAACACATCATCCAACAAGCCAGACACATTAGCATCCCCAGACAACGAGGGCACAACTCAGCCCCACCACAGTGCCCAGAACAGCACAGATTGCCCACAGAACAGGGATAGTCATGCAAGCAGTACACCAAACAGCTCCAAAACCAGTGTGAGTAGATCCAAGAGTGAATCTCGCTCCCCGCCACCTCGGCCTCCACCTCCCTGCTTCGCCTCCAGCAGATCACCCTCCCTTCGCAAGCAGAAGAGCATGCCTGAGACAGTCTGCTGGATCAAAACACCTCAGGACAAGAGTAGCTTCCTGGGGAGGTTGGGTTCTTCCTTCAGTTCCTTATCTCCCTCATCCTCCCCACCTAAAAGGTTCATCAAACCAATTTTAGTGCCCTCATTCCGCAATAAGAATTCCTCCAGCCTGCTCGATGCTGATGGACTCCGTTGCCAAATGGCCCTGGACGACCAGACCATTGAGGATGCCGTATCTTGGAGCCTGGCCAAGCGGTCGATGAGCAACTCCAATGATCTGGAAAACAGCAACCACGCAGATGAGCACAGCTCCACCAGACGAGAGCGTTTGAGTGACATCAGCATCTCTACTTCATCCTCAGACTCTCTAGACTTAACTCAAAGCTTCTCTCTGCCCACGGAGGCCAGTCCATCCAGAACCAACCGTCCTGCTGGCGACAGCAGcctggaggaggaagaagaggaagaggatgatGGAATCAACTTGGAGAGCGACCAGGAGGTGTCATCACCCCTCAACTCTAAAAAACAGAGCAACGCCAGCACATTTGTGCTGCCCCGCACACTGAGAGGACATTTGCGCAAGATGAGCAGCGTTCTTAACTCTTTGATTACGCCCGAGAGGAGAGCAATTTGGAAGATTGTGGAGCAGTCCAGGGATAAAGGAACTTACTTTGGCTGCCTAGTGCAAGACTATGTAAGCTTCTTGCAGGAGAACCGCAGCTGCCACACGTCAGGCTTGGACCTTCTGCAGACTCTCAGGCAGTTCATGACTCAGATGAAGTCCTACCTGCTGCAGAGCTCGGAGCTTAACCCCCCCATTGAGTCCCTCATCCCTGAGGATCAGATTG ACCATGTTATGGAGAAAGCCATGCACAAGTGTGTGCTGAAGCCCCTGAAGCCTGTGATAGAGGCCGCTCTGCAGGACTTCCAGGTGAGCAGCGGGGCGTGGCAGCAGCTAAAGGAGAATCTGGTATTGGCCAAAGCCAAGAAGCCCCAAGAGATGGGTGTGGATAGAGCCTTGCCCCCTGACTCTGTGGCCATAGAGAAGATTCGTCACAAGTTCCACAACATGTGCAAGATGTACTCACCTGAGAAGAAAGTCTCTCTGCTTCTAAGTGTGTGCAAGCTTATCTACACCATCATGGAGAGCAACTCAG GGAGGATGTATGGGGCAGATGATTTCCTGCCCATGTTGACATTTGTGATGGCCCAGTGTGACATGCCTCGGCTGGATGCAGAAATTCAGTATATGATGGAGCTACTTGATCCTTCACTGCTTCATGGAGAAG GAGGCTATTACCTGACCAGTGCATATGGAGCAATGTCTCTTATCAAAAACTTCCAGGAGGATCAGGCAGCTCGTGTACTGAGCTCTGAGACTCGGAACACACTGCACCAGTGGCACCGCAGACGCACCACCCAGCGTACCACACCATCTGTGGATGACTTTCAG AACTACTTGCGGGTGGCACTGCAAGATGCAAACAATGGCTGTACAGCCAAAACCCTTCAGGTGCAACCTTACGCCACAACAGAAGATGTGTGTCAGATATGCGCAAACAAGTGTAAAGTTTTGGACCCGGAAAACTACGCCCTGTTCCTCTTGACAGACGAAACGACTCAGCAGCTGGCCCCAGACACTTACCCACAGAAGATTAAGGCCGAACTGCACagccgcccacaaccgcaaatgTTTTACTTTGTGTACCGCCAGATCCAAAACCTCACAGTCTCTTTGGACCAGCTCAATGGCAACTCTGTGCCCAATTGA
- the LOC127617972 gene encoding ras and Rab interactor 2-like isoform X2: protein MQISQWGPALSSTRMCNRASNHNHTKETAYHSFWDSEFCKKRKCSVSWETVNETSQQKPKQLDCKFSPRDRVQAIPITRTPSQLECSQSNGALCFINPLFLQTHQFNTSSNKPDTLASPDNEGTTQPHHSAQNSTDCPQNRDSHASSTPNSSKTSVSRSKSESRSPPPRPPPPCFASSRSPSLRKQKSMPETVCWIKTPQDKSSFLGRLGSSFSSLSPSSSPPKRFIKPILVPSFRNKNSSSLLDADGLRCQMALDDQTIEDAVSWSLAKRSMSNSNDLENSNHADEHSSTRRERLSDISISTSSSDSLDLTQSFSLPTEASPSRTNRPAGDSSLEEEEEEEDDGINLESDQEVSSPLNSKKQSNASTFVLPRTLRGHLRKMSSVLNSLITPERRAIWKIVEQSRDKGTYFGCLVQDYVSFLQENRSCHTSGLDLLQTLRQFMTQMKSYLLQSSELNPPIESLIPEDQIDHVMEKAMHKCVLKPLKPVIEAALQDFQVSSGAWQQLKENLVLAKAKKPQEMGVDRALPPDSVAIEKIRHKFHNMCKMYSPEKKVSLLLSVCKLIYTIMESNSGRMYGADDFLPMLTFVMAQCDMPRLDAEIQYMMELLDPSLLHGEGGYYLTSAYGAMSLIKNFQEDQAARVLSSETRNTLHQWHRRRTTQRTTPSVDDFQNYLRVALQDANNGCTAKTLQVQPYATTEDVCQICANKCKVLDPENYALFLLTDETTQQLAPDTYPQKIKAELHSRPQPQMFYFVYRQIQNLTVSLDQLNGNSVPN from the exons ATGCAgataagtcaatggggtccagcCCTTTCAAGCACAAGAatgtgtaatcgagcttcaaatcataATCACACCAAGGAGACTGCATATCACA GTTTCTGGGACTCTGAGTTTTGCAAAAAGAGGAAGTGTTCGGTTTCTTGGGAGACAGTTAATGAAACTTCACAACAGAAACCAAAACAGTTGGATTGTAAGTTCTCCCCAAGAGACAGGGTCCAGGCCATCCCAATTACTCGCACCCCTTCCCAGCTTGAATGCAGTCAGTCCAACGGAGCACTGTGCTTCATCAATCCCCTTTTTCTGCAGACACACCAATTTAACACATCATCCAACAAGCCAGACACATTAGCATCCCCAGACAACGAGGGCACAACTCAGCCCCACCACAGTGCCCAGAACAGCACAGATTGCCCACAGAACAGGGATAGTCATGCAAGCAGTACACCAAACAGCTCCAAAACCAGTGTGAGTAGATCCAAGAGTGAATCTCGCTCCCCGCCACCTCGGCCTCCACCTCCCTGCTTCGCCTCCAGCAGATCACCCTCCCTTCGCAAGCAGAAGAGCATGCCTGAGACAGTCTGCTGGATCAAAACACCTCAGGACAAGAGTAGCTTCCTGGGGAGGTTGGGTTCTTCCTTCAGTTCCTTATCTCCCTCATCCTCCCCACCTAAAAGGTTCATCAAACCAATTTTAGTGCCCTCATTCCGCAATAAGAATTCCTCCAGCCTGCTCGATGCTGATGGACTCCGTTGCCAAATGGCCCTGGACGACCAGACCATTGAGGATGCCGTATCTTGGAGCCTGGCCAAGCGGTCGATGAGCAACTCCAATGATCTGGAAAACAGCAACCACGCAGATGAGCACAGCTCCACCAGACGAGAGCGTTTGAGTGACATCAGCATCTCTACTTCATCCTCAGACTCTCTAGACTTAACTCAAAGCTTCTCTCTGCCCACGGAGGCCAGTCCATCCAGAACCAACCGTCCTGCTGGCGACAGCAGcctggaggaggaagaagaggaagaggatgatGGAATCAACTTGGAGAGCGACCAGGAGGTGTCATCACCCCTCAACTCTAAAAAACAGAGCAACGCCAGCACATTTGTGCTGCCCCGCACACTGAGAGGACATTTGCGCAAGATGAGCAGCGTTCTTAACTCTTTGATTACGCCCGAGAGGAGAGCAATTTGGAAGATTGTGGAGCAGTCCAGGGATAAAGGAACTTACTTTGGCTGCCTAGTGCAAGACTATGTAAGCTTCTTGCAGGAGAACCGCAGCTGCCACACGTCAGGCTTGGACCTTCTGCAGACTCTCAGGCAGTTCATGACTCAGATGAAGTCCTACCTGCTGCAGAGCTCGGAGCTTAACCCCCCCATTGAGTCCCTCATCCCTGAGGATCAGATTG ACCATGTTATGGAGAAAGCCATGCACAAGTGTGTGCTGAAGCCCCTGAAGCCTGTGATAGAGGCCGCTCTGCAGGACTTCCAGGTGAGCAGCGGGGCGTGGCAGCAGCTAAAGGAGAATCTGGTATTGGCCAAAGCCAAGAAGCCCCAAGAGATGGGTGTGGATAGAGCCTTGCCCCCTGACTCTGTGGCCATAGAGAAGATTCGTCACAAGTTCCACAACATGTGCAAGATGTACTCACCTGAGAAGAAAGTCTCTCTGCTTCTAAGTGTGTGCAAGCTTATCTACACCATCATGGAGAGCAACTCAG GGAGGATGTATGGGGCAGATGATTTCCTGCCCATGTTGACATTTGTGATGGCCCAGTGTGACATGCCTCGGCTGGATGCAGAAATTCAGTATATGATGGAGCTACTTGATCCTTCACTGCTTCATGGAGAAG GAGGCTATTACCTGACCAGTGCATATGGAGCAATGTCTCTTATCAAAAACTTCCAGGAGGATCAGGCAGCTCGTGTACTGAGCTCTGAGACTCGGAACACACTGCACCAGTGGCACCGCAGACGCACCACCCAGCGTACCACACCATCTGTGGATGACTTTCAG AACTACTTGCGGGTGGCACTGCAAGATGCAAACAATGGCTGTACAGCCAAAACCCTTCAGGTGCAACCTTACGCCACAACAGAAGATGTGTGTCAGATATGCGCAAACAAGTGTAAAGTTTTGGACCCGGAAAACTACGCCCTGTTCCTCTTGACAGACGAAACGACTCAGCAGCTGGCCCCAGACACTTACCCACAGAAGATTAAGGCCGAACTGCACagccgcccacaaccgcaaatgTTTTACTTTGTGTACCGCCAGATCCAAAACCTCACAGTCTCTTTGGACCAGCTCAATGGCAACTCTGTGCCCAATTGA